The DNA region GGTACTTTTCCTTAAAGTATTTTGATATTCCTGATATTGTACCACCGGTGCCAATGCCAATGACTATTGTATCGGGCTTTCCCATGTCATGTTCTATCTCAGGTGCTGTTGTCATGTAATGTGATAGATAATTCATATCATTGCTGTGCTGGTTCAACCTTAAATATTTTTGGGGATCACTTTTTATAAGATTTTCAACGTATTTTATTGACTGTTCCGTGCTATTGCCTGGCGTTGTTATGTAATCAACACCAATTCTTGAAAGCATGGCCTTGGTTCCATCGCTGGCACCCTCGGGTATTACAATAATGCTTTTTATGCCAAGCTCCCTTGAAATACCTGCAACTGCTATGCCTGTGTTGCCTGATGATGCCTCGACTATAATTTTATTTCCGATTTTATCCATAACCGATGAGATCATAAAAAATGCGGCCCTGTCCTTTATCGAGCCAAATTTATTTTTATACTCTGCCTTTGCATAGATTCCATCAAGATTTAAAAGAGGTGTATTTCCTATGCCGTAAGAATACATTGAGCCTGATATGCTGTACATAATATGTAATTTCAATATTGTTTATATCTTTAACCCAGATTATTTTTTTACATCTATTAATACCTTAATAGGCATGCCAGGAAATGCATTTATTTTTAATGCTGTTGCAGATGGAAGGAAAAGCCTGTCAACCGGGCCGCAGTGTGCAGGGTTTAAATAGAACTTCGTTTCTATTGATACATCATTTCCATTGATATTAATTATTGATCCTGAAAGCTCCTTTTCATACATGATATCAAATTTATACGATAAAAGCCTCCTTTCTATATTTATATTATAATCAGATGAATCCTTAAATGATGGCTTTAAAAACCTTTCATACTTTAGCTCACCGGCGAATTCCATGGATCAATATTTAAAAGAATAATAATAAGCTTTCCAAAAAACAAAGAATTAAAAATTAATAGATATTACAATTTCATGGATGATCTTTCAAGGAAGGTTGAGGCCATACTTTACTCTTGCGAGGAGCCATTAAAGGTTTCAGATATCGCAGATTACCTAAAGGTCAGCAACGATGATGTAATAAGGGCCATGAAATTAATAGCAAGATCATATAACGAGATAAATTCAACACTTGAAATAAAAAAGATAGGTAATAAATACAAAATCCAGCTTTCAAACGATTTCAATGATGTTGTTTATCCATTTGTAAAAAAGGATCTTGACAAAAAGGACATTGCAATGCTCTCTTATATATATGGTAAGCCCGGTGTCATAGCAGGTGAACTCAGGGAGAACTTTGGTTACAACTTCATGGAATCTGTTAAAAAACTCAAGGCCGAGAAATTAATAACATCACATAAATATAGGAATACATTTAAGTACCATGTTACCAAAAATTTTTATGTACGCTTCAATGTCAAGGATGATAAGAAATGAAGATCATGCTTGTTGGCAGCGGCGGCAGGGAGGATTCGATAGCAAGAAACATTGCATTAAACCATGAGCTTTATTCTGTGTTAACCAATGAGAACCCGTCCATAATTAAAAACAGTAAAAAATACATTTTTTATGATAAAAAAAGGCACGACCTCATAGCAGACTTTGCATTAAAAAATAATATAGATATCGCCTTTGTCAGCCCTGATGGCATACTGGCAAATGGCCTTGCCGATGATCTTATAAAAAATAAGATAAAAACAGCATCACCTGTAAAAAGTGCGGCAATGATAGAAACATCGAAGGCATATATGAGATACATAATGGAAAAGTACAATATACCTGGAAACATTGAAAATGCAACTTTTAATAACAAGGATGCCGCAAGGGATTACATAACATCAATGAAAGACGTTGCTGTTAAACCCATTGGATTAACCGGTGGCAAGGGCGTTAAGGTTACCGGCATACATTTAAATTCCGATGAGGCAGTAAGATATGCCTGTGATATAATCGATAGGGACGGCCAGGTTTTAATAGAAAAAAAGGAAACCGGCGAGGAGTTCTCACTTCAGGCCTTTTCCGATGGTTCACATCTATCCTTTATGCCTGTGGTCCAGGATTATAAAAGATTGTATGAGGGCGATCATGGACCAAATACCGGCGGCATGGGTTCCATTTCAGATAGGGATTTCAGCCTGCCCTTTTTAAGAAAGGACACGCCTGAAAGGGCCAAAAAAATACTTAATAAAATTATAGAGGCCATGAAGGATGAGAATAATGCATTTAAAGGAATTATATACGGCCAGTTCATGGAAACTGATAATGATGTAAAGGTAATAGAGATAAACGCAAGATTTGGCGATCCTGAGGCGATAAATGTTAATTACATACTCGATGATGATTTGGGCATTATATTCCATGATATTTTATCAGGGAACGTTAACAGGAGTATAAAATACATGAGAAAGGCAACTGTTCTTAAATACATAGTCCCGCCAGGATATCCGGAAAACCCATCAAAGGTAAGAATCAAAATAGATAAAACATTGAATTCAGATGTTTACTATGCCTCTGTTTCAGGAACTTTAAATGATGTTGAAACCCTTGGATCAAGATCCATTGCAATTATTGCACGCGGCGATTCCATAGAGGATGCATATCTAAAATGCGAGTCCGATCTAAACGCCATTCATGGTGAATTCTATGTAAGGCATGACATAGGTGATATAAGAAAAAAGATTAAAAATTGATCCTTGCAAAGACCCTTGGAAATATGTTATTGCTGGAAAGAACGGTAAAATTTTCTATTACAGGTAACCTCTTTTCAAGTATTATCTTTTTATTTTTAAAAATGCCACGCTGGTACCTCATCATTGTGCATACGAATACCTCGCTGTTTTCGTTTAACCTTGATTTAACAGCATTATGATAAATTATATCGCCGTCTATCTCATTTTTATATTCAAATGGTCTGTCAGAAAGGATCATGCCGCGTGACATTTCTTCAGGTTCTATATTTTTTAATGCAAGGCCAACCCTTGATCCCGGGCCTGCATAATCCTGATCAACATCGTTCATCTGTATTGATCTTATCTCGATCTCACGGTCAAGGTCTGATATTATCAGTTTTTGATGTTTTTCTATTTTCCCGGATAAAACAAAGCCAAGTGCAACGGTTCCGACACCACGAACCTTGAAGAAATGATCTATTAAAACATATGTTTCATTTTCTGATGCATATTTTAATTGCCTTAAATGATCAAGAAGCTCCATGGGCCTTCCATCAAATAAAGTATAATCAAAAGCTGTTGACTTTAATAAATTTGATATCCTGTTTTTATTTTCATTTGATATTACAAACAGTCTTTTTTTGCCCATAAGCTCAAGTGCCACAAGAACCTCGCCAAGATTTTTATCTATGATATCACCGTTTATAATTGCAGCCTGGGCCGGATATATTGAATCTGTTAACGATGAAACCTTGTCTGGATATCTAATTGGTTCCATTATTGTAAATATATCATTATCCTTTCTATGATATATCTCTATATCGCTTTTTGTGCCTGACTTTGCAATATCCTTTATAAAATCCTTTGAATTGTAAGAGAATATATTTATCGAGCTCATTCTTGGTTATTTTTAATGCATATATATCCTTTTCAATAAAATATTTTATTTAATATTCGATATAATTTTATTTCTTATGGCCATTACCAGTGTATCACTGCATGACGGCGTTTCAACCCTGTCATATGATATTCCATAATCTTTTAATTTGTTCTTAAACTCGATGTCAAGATCGTAAAGTATCTCAAGATGCTCATATATAAAGCCTATTGGTATCACCGTAACTGAATTGTACTCCTTTAATTTATCAATGTAATCGTATATTGACGGATAAAGCCATTTTCCGTGCTCCCCCTGGCTGTAAAATCCATAGAAGTAGTCATCCTTTAAAAATGTATTAGAAAGGCGCCTGGCAGTGTTTATTATAAGGTTTTCATATGTGCTCTCATCGCTGTAAAGAGGCAGGCTGTGGGCTGCAAACAGGAACGGCGATTCATTGTACATGTGGCCGGAGATCTTTTCTATCCATGCAGAGTATAATAGCTCCTGATCCTCAAGGCCGTTTAAAAATCTAACCCTTGCAGTTACATTATACTTTTTTAAGGCCTCATTAAATGGTTTCTCGTATGAATTCTTAACATTGTTTGTGCTAAATGGGAATAACGGAATTGCAAAGATCTCATCAAAGTCTTTTGAATCCTCAACGATGTTTTCTATCCCCGGCTTCCAGTGCTTGTATGCCTGTGTTACATCAAAATCATATTCGCGCAGGGCTTTTTTAAGCTTTTCCTCTATGCATTTTAATATGTCGTTTGATGGCGATCTTCCATTGTAAAGCTCATACTTTTTCCTGTTCTCGTTGTAAATCCTTTCTGGAACAGGATCGCCATAGAACACCATTGAAAGATACTCACCAAGCTCATCTATGCTCTCAGGGCTTCCATAACTTAAAAGTATCAATCTGCGCATGACATAAGATAAATTTTCACTTAATTAATTTTGGTATTAGATTTTTTAATAATGTATATATCATCCCTGCTCATGTTGCTCATGGATTTTACAACGCCCATAACGATTCCGGATATTAATAGTCCAGCATCGCTTCTCAGGACGGAGCATGATATGTACATCTTTCTGCATGCATCGTCAACGGCACCAATAATTATATCCATTGCACCGACAAGCGGTATTCCAAAAACAAAGTTCACATTTTTTTGAAATGCGTTGTTTATTGTGTATCTTAGCCTTAGCTTGTTGTATTCCTCAACAAACTGGCATACTATATGAAAATTTGGATCTGATTCAAATTCCATTGAAAGGCCATCCCTGCCAAGGATCCTTACATGGTTTTCAATGCTGTCATCTGCTATAATCCATTGAAACGCCTTCTCACGAAAATATGAGGCCACATCATCGGCTGTAACCATTAAATGAATATAAAGAATCTAAATAAAAAATTATAGTTTATGAGAAAACGATTTATATTAGTATGCATCCTTTTCTATGTCAAATTCACCGGCGTTTATAAGTCTCTGTGGCATCTTTCTGTAGTAATGATAGGTAAATGCAAAGCCGCCAATGACTATCCATATTATTGTTATTATAAATGATGCCAGGTAGGCATCATTCACCCCTGTGGGATTTGAAGCCCACCTTGTTATTATATTATCAACGGTAAAGTAAAGTACCACCAGGCCGACTATGGTGGCAACCGAGGGCGCAACACTATGCTTCCAGAAATTAAACTGGTTTATGCGTCTTGCATACAGTGTTAGTGATGTGTTTGCAAGCATATGAACCGCTATAATTGATATGCCAGTACCGGCCTCGAGAACGAATGCGGCATCCTCAGGTCCAAAGATGAGACCAACTGAAACATCCAGGACGAAGGATATTAGGGCCCATGCTATAACTGCATTGGCAGGTGTCCTGTGCTTTGGATTGATCTTCCCTATCGACTCTGGAAAGACTATTTTATCCCTGGCAGCTGAATACCACCACCTGCTTACCGCCGTTGCCTTTGAAACGCCGTTTGATGCATAGCTGTTTATTGTAAATATAATTAACAGAACAAGGCCAACAGGGCCAAGATATTTTGAAAACACGACAAGACCGGCATCACTGGTTGATGCAAAGCTTGC from Picrophilus oshimae DSM 9789 includes:
- a CDS encoding EF-Tu/IF-2/RF-3 family GTPase — protein: MSSINIFSYNSKDFIKDIAKSGTKSDIEIYHRKDNDIFTIMEPIRYPDKVSSLTDSIYPAQAAIINGDIIDKNLGEVLVALELMGKKRLFVISNENKNRISNLLKSTAFDYTLFDGRPMELLDHLRQLKYASENETYVLIDHFFKVRGVGTVALGFVLSGKIEKHQKLIISDLDREIEIRSIQMNDVDQDYAGPGSRVGLALKNIEPEEMSRGMILSDRPFEYKNEIDGDIIYHNAVKSRLNENSEVFVCTMMRYQRGIFKNKKIILEKRLPVIENFTVLSSNNIFPRVFARINF
- a CDS encoding SMC-Scp complex subunit ScpB produces the protein MDDLSRKVEAILYSCEEPLKVSDIADYLKVSNDDVIRAMKLIARSYNEINSTLEIKKIGNKYKIQLSNDFNDVVYPFVKKDLDKKDIAMLSYIYGKPGVIAGELRENFGYNFMESVKKLKAEKLITSHKYRNTFKYHVTKNFYVRFNVKDDKK
- the purD gene encoding phosphoribosylamine--glycine ligase; protein product: MKIMLVGSGGREDSIARNIALNHELYSVLTNENPSIIKNSKKYIFYDKKRHDLIADFALKNNIDIAFVSPDGILANGLADDLIKNKIKTASPVKSAAMIETSKAYMRYIMEKYNIPGNIENATFNNKDAARDYITSMKDVAVKPIGLTGGKGVKVTGIHLNSDEAVRYACDIIDRDGQVLIEKKETGEEFSLQAFSDGSHLSFMPVVQDYKRLYEGDHGPNTGGMGSISDRDFSLPFLRKDTPERAKKILNKIIEAMKDENNAFKGIIYGQFMETDNDVKVIEINARFGDPEAINVNYILDDDLGIIFHDILSGNVNRSIKYMRKATVLKYIVPPGYPENPSKVRIKIDKTLNSDVYYASVSGTLNDVETLGSRSIAIIARGDSIEDAYLKCESDLNAIHGEFYVRHDIGDIRKKIKN
- a CDS encoding pyridoxal-phosphate dependent enzyme yields the protein MYSISGSMYSYGIGNTPLLNLDGIYAKAEYKNKFGSIKDRAAFFMISSVMDKIGNKIIVEASSGNTGIAVAGISRELGIKSIIVIPEGASDGTKAMLSRIGVDYITTPGNSTEQSIKYVENLIKSDPQKYLRLNQHSNDMNYLSHYMTTAPEIEHDMGKPDTIVIGIGTGGTISGISKYFKEKYHDVKVIGIIPDENSRIFGLRNPFLSVNHGIIDKNINYIDDVFIISEDAALKGVSELLSKYNLFCRPLVGC
- a CDS encoding ferrochelatase, which translates into the protein MRRLILLSYGSPESIDELGEYLSMVFYGDPVPERIYNENRKKYELYNGRSPSNDILKCIEEKLKKALREYDFDVTQAYKHWKPGIENIVEDSKDFDEIFAIPLFPFSTNNVKNSYEKPFNEALKKYNVTARVRFLNGLEDQELLYSAWIEKISGHMYNESPFLFAAHSLPLYSDESTYENLIINTARRLSNTFLKDDYFYGFYSQGEHGKWLYPSIYDYIDKLKEYNSVTVIPIGFIYEHLEILYDLDIEFKNKLKDYGISYDRVETPSCSDTLVMAIRNKIISNIK